From Senegalia massiliensis, a single genomic window includes:
- a CDS encoding Com family DNA-binding transcriptional regulator has protein sequence MQEIRCKICSKLLGRVPKAAEFEIEMKCPRCKSVRIYNKEALEAQG, from the coding sequence ATGCAAGAAATAAGATGTAAAATATGCAGTAAATTATTAGGAAGAGTACCAAAGGCAGCAGAATTTGAAATAGAAATGAAATGTCCAAGGTGTAAATCAGTAAGAATATATAATAAAGAAGCTCTAGAAGCTCAGGGATAG
- a CDS encoding replication terminator protein, with protein MKNDINLEKFAGGALAEKFNVGLKEVLENIADPNTDPVKKRKMTVELEFKSDEDRELSMVNIIVKTKLVPKIGVATKIIIDKDGKGGIVASEYQNQVKGQRYMRVNEETGEILKDDEAVDIEGIKIIK; from the coding sequence ATGAAAAATGATATAAATTTAGAAAAGTTTGCAGGTGGAGCATTAGCAGAGAAATTCAATGTAGGATTAAAAGAGGTATTAGAAAATATAGCAGATCCTAACACGGACCCAGTCAAAAAAAGAAAAATGACAGTAGAGTTAGAATTTAAAAGTGATGAAGATAGGGAGCTAAGCATGGTAAATATAATTGTCAAAACTAAATTAGTTCCTAAAATTGGAGTGGCAACAAAAATAATCATTGATAAAGATGGTAAAGGGGGTATAGTAGCAAGTGAATATCAAAATCAGGTAAAAGGTCAGAGGTACATGAGGGTAAATGAAGAAACAGGTGAGATATTAAAAGACGATGAAGCAGTAGATATAGAAGGAATTAAAATAATAAAATAA
- a CDS encoding Holliday junction resolvase RecU, translating into MGIHRGDTFEEYINYSNIVYIRRGKALIQKIATPVKVLKRQGRKIVNGYFEQKSTLDFIGVYKSIPVAFDAKETKQNRFPLKNIHQHQIEFMESWNLNGGRAFILVSFKSKDKVFRLEFDDLIFHWAAWEENKGKRGFASIPYSFFEDDCQEIVSRNGILLDYLEGI; encoded by the coding sequence TTGGGAATCCATAGAGGAGATACGTTTGAAGAATATATAAACTATTCTAATATAGTTTATATAAGAAGAGGAAAAGCACTTATACAAAAGATAGCTACACCAGTAAAGGTACTTAAAAGACAAGGGCGTAAAATAGTAAACGGATATTTTGAACAGAAAAGCACACTTGATTTTATAGGAGTTTATAAAAGCATTCCTGTAGCTTTTGATGCAAAAGAAACAAAACAAAACAGATTTCCTTTAAAAAACATCCACCAACATCAAATAGAATTCATGGAGAGTTGGAATTTAAATGGAGGACGAGCTTTTATATTAGTATCATTTAAAAGTAAAGATAAGGTCTTTAGATTAGAATTTGATGATTTAATTTTTCACTGGGCAGCGTGGGAAGAAAATAAAGGAAAGAGAGGTTTTGCAAGTATTCCATACAGTTTTTTTGAAGATGATTGTCAAGAAATAGTTTCAAGAAATGGAATATTATTAGACTATTTGGAAGGAATATAG